A region from the Hippopotamus amphibius kiboko isolate mHipAmp2 chromosome 15, mHipAmp2.hap2, whole genome shotgun sequence genome encodes:
- the LOC130836390 gene encoding olfactory receptor 2T3-like, whose product MYSGNQNSQNQTSNVFILVGLFGETKHAILLYTVTFIFLLIALTGNTLLIILIHLEPCLHTPMYFYISQLSLMDLIYISVTVPKMLMDQVTGDHTISPSGCGIQMFFYLTLAGAETFLLSAMAYDRYAAICRPLHYPLLMNQRVCECLVSGCWFLGMLDGLLLTPITMSFPFCHSRKILSFFCEAPVLLKLSCSDISLYKMLMYLCCVLMLLIPVIIISGSYALILHLIHRMSSSESRRKAFATCSSHMIVVLLFFGGAIYTYMLPDSYHTAEQDMMASAFYTIITPVLNPLIYSLRNKDVTGALRSRMQSGLSLRKVVKGKSCR is encoded by the coding sequence ATGTACTCAGGGAATCAAAATTCACAGAATCAAACATCAAATGTTTTCATCCTTGTGGGACTCTTTGGTGAAACCAAACATGCCATCCTCCTCTACACTGTGACCTTCATCTTCCTCTTGATAGCCCTAACTGGGAACACCCTCCTCATCATCCTCATCCACCTGGAGCCCTGCctgcacacccccatgtacttctacATCAGCCAGCTTTCCCTCATGGACCTCATATACATATCTGTGACTGTGCCCAAGATGCTCATGGACCAAGTGACAGGAGATCATACAATTTCTCCCTCAGGTTGTGGGATCCAGATGTTCTTCTATCTGACCCTCGCTGGAGCTGAGACTTTCCTCCTGTCTGCCATGGCCTATGACCGATATGCTGCCATTTGCAGACCTCTCCATTACCCGCTGCTGATGAACCAGAGAGTCTGTGAATGCCTGGTGTCTGGATGCTGGTTCCTAGGAATGCTGGATGGTTTGTTGCTCACACCCATCACTATGAGCTTCCCCTTTTGTCATTCCAGAAAAATCCTGAGTTTCTTCTGTGAGGCCCCTGTCTTGTTAAAACTCTCCTGCTCTGACATCTCCCTCTACAAGATGCTCATGTACCTGTGCTGTGTTCTCATGCTCCTTATCCCTGTCATCATCATCTCAGGCTCCTATGCCCTCATCCTGCATCTCATCCACAGAATGAGTTCATCAGAGAGCCGCAGGAAGGCCTTtgccacctgctcctcccacatGATTGTAGTGTTGCTATTCTTTGGTGGGGCCATCTACACCTACATGCTTCCTGATTCCTACCACACAGCTGAGCAGGACATGATGGCATCAGCCTTTTACACCATTATCACCCCTGTGCTGAACCCCCTGATTTACAGCCTCCGGAACAAAGATGTCACAGGTGCTCTGAGGAGCAGGATGCAATCAGGGCTGAGCCTAAGAAAAGTTGTAAAGGGGAAATCTTGCAGATGA